GCGCTTCAGGTCCGCGATCTCCTGGCTCAGCCGGTCCATGTGGCTCTCCGCCGTGTTCAGCGCCGCCTTCTTGTTGGACGAGATCAGCTTGGCCATCTCCTGCTGCATGCGCTCAATGGCATGGAGCATGTCCCCAAACAGCTTCTCGCTCTCCTGCAGGGCCCGCTGTGCTGAGTTCtgggaacaaaaacacattcgGAGTTTGAGCTCCTGTAACTGCTTTTCTGGTCTGTTCTCGCGGCGAGCCCAAAAAAATGGGTTTCAATGTTGAGTGTCAATCAAAATTGCTTTACACACTACAGTTTACACATTATCAAAGTGTCAGCAAACATTTCGTGTTCCTGCAAAGCATCATGGTCCAGTGGAGGACTTTTGGCTCAAGGCCCTGTTCTCAAACCTTTTCAGCACAAGCAATATTCTAAAAATCAGAGAAAAGTTACACAAAAACATTCCCTCTACCAATAAAACTATATGAAACCTGGTGGTTACGCTTATAAAACAGGGTGTTTGGGTTTCAGACACCTTCTTCCTTCAGTGCCTCCATTTATGTATGAATTACTCGCTCACCTTTAGTGAATCCACAGCTTGTTTCAGCTCCTCCATCTGTTTCACTCTGTCATGGATCTTCTCCTGAATCTCAGCTTGTGTGGCTCCCAAACGTTGCTATGGAAAGACAAGATGGATATTCTGAACAGGGGATTAGAATTAATTACATCTAACTGATGTTCTTTTACAGtagaaatctctctctttcctagAGGTAATTATactgctttatatatatatataaatccacTTTTTTGCATTAAACTTCAAAGCTAATTAAcaaacgtgttttttttttttctgatggtgAGCATTTATTCAAGTAACAACTTGGCAGTAATATGTTAAGCATTGCTTTAATCAACAAGCAGGAAAGCCAAGCAATAACTGATGTGATTGCGCCACACTGGGTTTGCTGTTGAACAATGGAGAACTTCTGCCATTACAAACGGTTTAGTCCTTCCCTCAGCAGGAATACAGCACAAACAGCATCCTTCTGCTCCACTGGGGGATATCGCTCCCTGGCCCTTATGTTTATATTAGGGGCTCGACAAATGGCCGGAGACCCTGTTCATCTATGTCCTCTTTACAACCTAGCCCACACTAATGCACTTAAGATCCATCAAAGCTGTAGCAGTGTTGCTCCACCGTTCTGCAATGCGTAGGAGTGGAGTTATGTGGTAACGCAGAATGATAAAGGACAAACACCTCACTGTACGTGCCTCTCCCCCAGAGACAGCCTACCTGCATCTCGCTGCGTTCCTGTTCGGCCGCCACCATGTCGTGACCCTTGTGCTCCTTGACGGTGCACAACACGCAGATGCACATCTGATCGGTGCGGCAGTAGAGCTCCAGGCCCTTCTGGTGCTGCGGGCAGATCTGTCGGTCCAGGTGGCCGATCTCGTCCACCAGTTTGTGCCTCTTGAAGGTGGCCGACTCGTAGTGGGGCTTCAGGTGCTTGTCGCAGTACGACGCCAGGCACATCAGGCATGACTTGACCGCCTTGAGCTTCTTGCCGATGCAGATGTCGCACGCCACGTCGCGGGGGCCCGCGTAGTTGTAGTCGGGTGACGGAGGTGGAGGCGGGACAGGATCCGACTGCCTGGGCCCCGAGGTGCTGCTGCGGGTAGACTGCATGCGCCGCGGCGTCGGCCTCTTGTTGTACGACACGCGGCACTGCGGACATAGGAACTGGCCTGAGGGGTCGGTGTGGTCCCAGTAGGTCTTGAGGCAGATGGAGCAGAAGACGTGTCCACATGGGATGGACACTGGGTCCCTCAGATCCTCCTTGCAGAGGTAACAGATGTCCTGGTCAAATGACATGGCCTTTGAACGCAGTGTTGCCTGTAGTCCCTGTGAGGAGCTTGTTATTCAGACAGTACAGGAATGTGTTAGGTCCTTGagacaggcgtgtgtgtgaatgtgacagACTTCAAGCAAAGTGAGGCTTGGCTGCCACTGCAGTATCTTTTATATAGCAAACAGGCAGGCAGGAAAGGAGGACAAACTGGTTGAGCAGAAACTAGTAAGTTTGTAGGGGAGTGGCTGAGAGGCAGgtggaggggtagagagagagaggaagagaaagaaggacagaaggagagagagaaggccagTCATCATTCAAAAGGAGGCTGACTAGTGAGGGTCAGAGGAATGAATGAAATGTGTGATCTAATGACACGTTTGGTTTGGAGATGTAAAGTATGTGTGTCCATCATCGTTGTGCTGTTCAAACAAGGGCCCAGCTCCGCGTTTGCATCATTTATGTCACCATGACAATTCATAAACTGAGCCACTGTGACGAGCAATGAACATGAGTGCACACATAAGTGATGAAAAATATGCCTCCCAAATCTCCACTAACTTGCATGATTTAGTCCAAGGTAATATATGAAGTGATAAAATTTGATTTGTAGTATATCTTTAGATCTGACTCTTACTTGCCTATTTTCTTCATGCCCCACCCtttttccagtttttctttCGCATAGTCAGAGCAATGAAGTACACAAACCACTAGGTAGGAACTGACATCATTACTGCGGGGTGATCTCCAGCACACTAATATGACTCATCTTTGCAGTTCCTGGGAGTTGCATTCTCAAGAGGCCCCCTGTGTCATTAGATGTCTCAATGCAGGACATCATATTGTACCGTGGAGGGCTTTTCACGATGGATATCCACTAAGAGCCAGAGAAACCTGGCATGTGTCTTCATATCCTGAAGGTAAATCACAGGAGGGAGGAAGACTACTATAAATTGTTCCCTGGTTAAAAGCCTCAAGTCAAGGAAGGCACAAATcacaaagtacaaaatatattttgttctaGCAGAGTCCaaaaatgcccccccccccaccctcctccacttTGTAATGATATTAAATCGATGCAAATCATAGACCGAAATGCAAACTCACTGACTATTGACTATTAACTAGACACCTTCTACCTTTGGTAGTTCTTGCTTTTATTCTTGTTCAAAGTAAggcgtgaatgtgtgtttgtgactgcaGCTCCCACTAAGCAAACAGAATACCTACTGCAAGTGAGCGTTATATGCTTGTTGCTCAGCATGCCAAAATAATTTGGTATGGTATAATATGAAATTGAAAAATTCTACTTAGTATCCACCCATCCATTATCTCAGACTGGACCGTGGGAGCAGCGGGAGGCCTACAGACCAGACCCATGTCACCTCCTGCTGAGATGCCTTTATCCAACATGGCCGTCGGCTCTTCAGTTTCCGCACAAAAAAGTAGGCAGGAATGCAGCGTGGCCTGATAAGGCAGATAAGGGCAGACGGGCCTGCAGAGCTAATAGTTTCCACTGCAggacaggggaggggaggttggCTTTCTTCTTTTGTAACCGGTCAGCACAGGGGAGTCTGTAGCCCGTCAGGGCTCCCGGCCCGGGCGTCTATGACGTCCTCCCAGCATGGGGCTCGATCCCCATCTGACACCGTCCTGCGTTATGGCTCACAGCTGACGACTGGCGAGTTCGAGGAGATGCTACAACCACACACTGCCATTCGGGATGTCTGAAGAAAGTACAATATTCgaaatgaacaaataaagcTCAAgtgtagcagtgtgtctgtatgtagtTCAGAAAATGTTAAACAGTGCTGGGAACAGCAAAGGTTTTAATGGTTTCAGCCAAATGTTTAATGACCACGGCCATAAGCTGCCTGATATCTTCCTGCTGTTCCCCCTAAGTTATAGTACAGTCCTACTGAGATACAAGTTATAAAGACATTCTTTAGTAAATGCAATCCAGACAATACTAACTGCTTTGGAAGTTATGGTGTCGCCAAAGGTCTGTGTTGGCGACAcgcagaaaacaaaacacacaaatcaaagGTGCTTTATTGTTAAGTTTTATATTATCAGCCAGGGCTTATATTTCCAGAGGCTACTGTAACTGAAGTGTAGGCACAGTATTTATAGTTAGAATATCCCCTCTCTCCAGATTGTGAAGTAACGAGACCTGCTTACCGTCCTGCTGCAACACCTTCAAAAGAGCAGCGGAGGTGACTGCACCAAGATAACAAACTGGCTGATGTATGTGATTGCTTATCTTATGCTGTTTCTGTCAAGCTGCAACAGTCCTGCATCTCATCCACTAAAGTGGGACTGTCGCATTTGTCATGCCATAGCTGAGTAATACTACGGCTACGCTACACGACGTCTAACACTCCATCGGTCATAAGGATCTTGTCCTAGCTAAAACAACATGTCCGTTCTTTGGTACTGGAGAAGTCGATCCTCCAGTCATTCATCTTCCAAAGTCCTGCAACAGTAGAATATTTCGCCAGTGGTGAACAAGGTGCGGTCTACAAAATTAAGTTTTAATGCTTTTTGggatttttgtacattttgtgaTCTGGTCTTTGGTGCGACATCTGTCTTTCCATAACCTCTGTGCACCTGAAGCAAGGCTCCAGCAGATGGGTGGAGCCGGCATGCCACGAGACCCATTTACCCCAGCTCGGCTCTCAGTGCAGTTTCGCTCTCTCCTGACCTGTTCCCTCCCACATGGCTTTACTCCAGATGtctagcaacacacacaccctacattCTGCATCTTAGCCAAGACACACAAAGGTGTCCATTGTTTGTGGGAAACCCTCCGTGCACTGACCAACGGAGAGCGCAGAGGCAAGCCCTAGATTTCTGCATTATCAACCGCCTCGttatacatgcatgcacttaCTATTTGCTCGACCACTCACAggtggagacacacacatacacgtaggcatgcatgcacacatgcgtacGCACCTACACAAACCACTCTTAATCATTACCCCACTGAAACACGACCTTTGACCTGCAGTACATGCAAGGAAACACAGGGCTTCCTGGCAGGTGGGCCAAAATGAGTCTCAGAGGAAGGAGGTTGTAGTGCTTGTGCTGCAATGTACATGAGGTCATGCTGAGGCGGAGGCAGTGGTGCGAGTGAGTGGATCTGCAGGCTTACTTCACACCCTCTAACTTCCCCACATGGACGCCGCGACGCATCCCCTGCTCCAGCACATCCACTGCAGAGACACGACCGTTAAGGTCatgaggggtggggtggggtgggggtgggggggttgaggGGTTTGGCTTCTCAGGTACAAGTTGCCCTCTGACACCAGCGTGAGACCGTCCTCCTGCGAATGGGACAGACCTGGCTAGGCACGTCTCAGAGCAGGAGGGAAAGGTCCCCACCCTGTGAAAGCTTGACTTTGCTCAGAGTCGGCTTCTTATTATTCACACATGGACAATCGCAGGAAAGGCTCTGCTCAGCAGCCCTTTCCTGGAATCTGATCagctctgggaaaaaaaaaatgtaggaaGGAAGGAGAAAACAGGCTTATCAGAAAGCGCACCAAATAAGGACTGAGGCGAAACCATCTGCCGAGTGGTGTGAGGTATGCATGGGGGAGACCGAATGAAACCAGTCTTGTGAAGCCGGTCAAAGTTCAGCAAGTGTCTCtatgcacacacctgtgttttgGACCAAACCATTTTTAATTCATAACAGGTAAGCAAAGCAGCATTTCCAGTGTTGTATTTTGCCACACTTTTTAAATATCCCCTCTGTCATCTACAACAGCACCAAGATAACATGAACTTTGCCCCCGCCCCATGATAACACTGCAGTCTCACTCTAAGTAGTTTTGACGTTTAATTTACAATAAATGTCAATTTAAGGCGGACTGAATACATTGGGGGTACATGATCGATATTTGACACAAGAGTCTCGACCCTTCTAAGTGGGAACACATAGTGGTTGCTATAATTACGCAAATTAGGGGTGACACATTGAAACTAATTGGCCCTGAGGCACTGAGCATAACTTAACTTACAAAGTGTTATTCATCTTCTTTGCCGCAAAAAAGGAATGTGTCAGACCGAGAAACTAGGCTTGTACCACAGGGAGAGGAGCGACATCTGCAACTTGGCAACTCccaaagacaaaaggaaaatcaGATGAATGAACATAGAGCAGAGCTTTGACTGCTGTCACTGCAGCACATGGGTTACGTGGACATTCATACTGACCCTGCGTCTACAGGATGTCTGAGTCATTGTTCCTTGGCATTCGTGTGAAGCATGCGAGTCTGTGTGCAATAAGAGAATGAGGTACGGCAAACAAACATGAATGGAATTCGTGCCCACACATCAGAAGAATGTATGGCATTGGAACGTATGGCAACATGGAGCTTTTCACCTCAGCTTCACTATCAGGCCCAAAACTAGCTgccaaaagaaaagagaagaggtgCACATACATATTCACTGTTCTAGATACAGCATCAAAAAGCACGTGCACTGCACTCATTTTGTGTGCGCTGCATATCAATGAAGGTTTCTATGAATGCACATGGGTCCAAagctcatttatttatctgtaaGGAACATTCGGAAAGATGGGTGCATGCTTTGAGTTTGTCCGACCCCTAAAATGATTTTTCGTGtagatttcatatttcatatattttatgaatatatCACACTTAAAACTAAGAATTTTGCTTAACAGTTATCCCAAACCAGGAGACAATAAATCTCTTTGATCTTATTTATAGTGCTGGTTTTAGACTTGATtgtgaaataatttaattgtgAAATAACTACTATTTAGGTTCGTGCATCACcttaatacaaacaaaaaaaggccaaaatagcaacaacaacaacaacaaaataacccACCTGCTGTCTCTGCAACTGTTTCATGTGTTGTATTTACACATTCCTGCATAGCAGCTACATTATGAGACCAGCTTGACCAGTTTGAGATCAAATCTGATTCAGTCTCAGTGTGAAACACTACTCAGTCAGCTACAGTTACAGTTATTTACTTAGTCTAATGAGAACTACTACATTCCCTCGTGTTGTGAATAAATTTGGCCTCAGTGACTCTGTTCTGACAGTGTTAGCTCACACTATGTTATTATTGTGTCATAATATTGGTGGATTATACACACTTGATATTGTTACCAGTGTTCTGGTGAGTTTAGATGAGCTAAAGTGAAACACATCCAGGAAACCTCATCAGTGTATTTACTAAAATGAACAACTGTCATTTCCACATGACCTGATTTTTTACATTGCCAGCATAGTTattaaattatgaattatgaaatgAATTACCACTCATTGCAAATTATGTAATCCAATGTCATAAAATCACACAAGAGAGAATGGAAAGTTGTGAAGTAATATAGTGCACAGACTGCAGCAATCATTTAGGCATGTCACAGTCACTGATAAGTACAGAAGTGGACTGCAAACATTGGAAAATAATTAACCAGTTGCAGTTTTGGTTTGTGCCAGCTTATGAAAGTCTTTTGGTTGCTAGTTCAATTCCAAAGAAAGTGAAGCTGGCTAAACCACTCTTGGGTTCTCAGTGTTTGTGATTGTCTTTATTAAGGCACTTAGTTTCATCTTGAAACTCCCACCATTCTACAGTTCACTCTCAACAGCCCTGCCCTGTTTTCCCTCtccccgccctctctctctctctctctctctctctctctccctccctccctccctgtctccctgtctcttaaGGCTCTGTCAGTCCTGGTTTAACTTGTTTGAGCCAggctgtactctctctctctctctctctctctctctctgaaagaaggagagagctcTGCCAGCTTTTAATCAATAACTCGTGGAATTCAGAAATAGAAGTAGGTCCTGCCTGCTCCAGTCACACCGAACGCAATCTCTAGGGCTTTGGGCTTCTCCTCTTTCACAttccgctccctctctctctcactttctctcgcttgctctatcgctctctttctctctctcctgccctcacACAGAGGGACACTCTCACCCTTACTAACTCAGCCGTCTGGATACAGCAACACTTGTGCACTCTCGTGCGCCAGGCGACCATGGCCGAGCCCATGTCCCCGGATTACTTCACCTGCCATCTCTGCGCGAGCCTCCTGAGGGATCCAGTGGCGATCCCGTGTGGTCACAGCTTCTGCATGGACTGCATCAGCGGCTACTGGGATGAGGCGGACTACACGGGCATCTACATCTGCCCACAGTGCAGGATTACGTTCACCCAGAGGCCTGTGCTCAGGCCCAATGCCACCCTCACCAAAGTGGCAGAGAAGATCAAGAAGACGGGCCTGAACTTGGCACTGCCGACCAACGGAAGCCTCGCCGGCCCCTCGGACGTGCCGTGCGACTTCTGCTCGGGAAAGAAGCTCAAGGCAGTTAAGTCATGTCTGAACTGCCTGGCATCGTACTGTGAGAAGCACCTGAAGCCCCATTACGAGTCGGCCACCTTCAAGAGGCACAAACTGGTGGATGAACTGGGAAACCTGGACAGGAAGATCTGCCCGCAGCACCAGAAGAGCCTGGAACTCTTCTGCCGCACCGACCAGATGTGCATCTGTGCCATCTGCACAGTCAGCGAACACAAGGGCCATGACATTGTGTCGGCCGAGGCGGAGAGGAGCGAGAAGCAGGTGAGTAACGGTCGATTCTTCTGAATTGTTGTGATGGGAGCTGCCACTGAGAAGTTCAAGGGTGCTTTATTTACACGAGTGACAACTGAAGTGTGACAGAGGGCGGAAGGGAGGAGGTATTTTGGTTGAGATCTGTCAAAGTATCCATATGTCATTTAGGAGTCATCACACTAAGCAGTGCAGAAACTTTCCAGTATGGTTTATCTCAAATGTTGCTGTATCTCACGTTTTGTCTGAAGATCTGACAAAACTTGTTCTCAAACCAGTTCAGTGTTATCTAAAACAGGCTGGATGAGAATACTATGCCTGGGacaaaaattatgaaaatgttgcagaggaaaagaaagataTAAGATGTAATGGGGACAGACTTCATGGAACAACAATCTCTGAGACTCATAGCCAAGTAAAGTAATCACACCCTAGTGGTCAGCTTGACACAGGGAGTGCCTCTACAGTGTGCTAGCCAAAGGTTAAGTGACTCTGTGTGGGCTTctctctaaaaatgtttttggggTTTGGTTTTTCCTCAGAAAAGAATAGCTTTCGTGTTGTCAGCGTAGCGAGGGAAGGGATAGAGGAGGGATGGTCAGGGCTCATGGTGTAGGGAGAGGCAGATCCCACGGATAAAGGAATGTGAGTGTAAGGAGAGGTAGCAAAAGCGTACACACCCCCCGCCCATACTATCAGATAGAGAGGAGAGTTTGTGCACTCTGACCTTCTCCTAAATGGCTAAAGCCATCATCCACCTCAACAGACACGTACACCTGAGAAACATTTGGATGGCCTACAATTAGCCTTTAAGAATTCTACACTATTAAACTGAAGCGGTCTCTTCACCATCTTGTGGAATTACCTACGGATCATAGGTTGTGCTGGAAGTTAGCTAGAAGTTCTAGCTTTGGAAAAGTGAGAGGAAGGGACCAAAAACTATAAATAGGATTTCTAACATTTCACAGAATATACACAGGATGAGCGGTGGCAATCTTAGTTTAAAAACTCAAATTGGttgatatgtttatttatttccattctAACATTATGAAAGGCTGGGCTTCAGCATTGTTTTGGTACACCATGGAGCTGCTTTAATGTTTCTTGTGATCCTCTGCCAGAGAAGGAACCAGCAGGTACCAACTACGAAGGGGTTGTTTATTCAGTTGTGACTAGAGGGACCATTCCCTCAGCCTTATCCTAGATTTAAGAAGCTCTGTTTTtcatctcttgctctctctctctctctctctctctctctctctctctcacacacacacacacacacacacactttattcacCCCTTCCCAGATTCTCCACATTCCTTTAAGCTTATCTTGAAGAATGGTTTGGTGGGTTCGCTGAAATGCTGCATTTAGGCCTCCCTCTCCATTCTGTGAGGGGCCGAGGGGCATGTGCACCTTGAAATGCCTCTCCACAGGGCAGGCTCTGCTAGTTTCGCATTCCTGTCATGACTGGCATTCTCGCACGCTTCTTTCTTTATTCTGTCTTTGGGGATAAAGAAACCCACATTAAACAGCATCAcctaataataatgattacCAGTGAAGTAATGTTTACTCTACATGCAAAAGTTTTCATTTTACCAAACATTGCTTCAAGAGATAAATGTAGTGAAATACAGTAGAAAGGTCAAGGACACCATCTAACATGTAAATACTTTGTGTAATTCAACCAGTGTACAAGGAGTattttttgtgggtgtgtccTTCTCTGACAGAAACTTCTTGGAGTGTCTCAAGCAGAGATCAAACAAAAATGCCAGCAGAGGACCAAAGAGCTGGAGGAACTAAAGACAGCTGTGGACTCCCTGAAAGTAGGTCACAATTTCAATGTATCAGTACAGAATGGCCCATGATTGCATCATTGACAAGCAAACTGTAACATATCACACTGGGCTACAAGGCCCAAGGGCATATCATTATCCAGCCCACGAGTGACAGTGACCTATGGTAGAACTCTTATCTCTTTTAGTAACTCTATAACTGCCTCGACTAAGGGAACACAAATAAACCTTGAGGCTTGGCCATAATTGTACTTTTAGATTGATCAAATAGAAATGGGCTGTTGATACATAGTGTCTGATATATGTTAGGTCATGACTTCAAAGGTCAGGTGAACGTATCCAAACtatacagagaaaacaaaaaagtgtcagATTGTGACACCAAACATGCTCTACAGTTTCTATCTTTTTATCAAAATGCTAATATGTTTTTAGAGTTCAGCCCAAAGGGCCATGGCCGAGAGCAAGAAGATGTTTGATGAGATGATCACCTCTATTGAGAGgatgaggtcagaggtcaccaaGCTGATCAACATCAACGAGAAAGCTGCGTTTAGCCAGGCTGAGGGCCTAATGGAGCGGCTGGAGCAGGAGATTGAGGAGCTCAAGAAGAAAGAGACGGGTCTGAAGCAGCTCTACAGTACCGAGGACCACATTCACTTCTTACAGGTACAACCACAGATCATTGGTTCAATCCGTTACTCCAGCCATGTACTGGGACCACAAACTCAAAACACCATGTTgaaaaacatttccatgtttATCATGCGATTTTATACTTTCACAAGTCTGTACCATGTCTGAAGAAGTAAGTCATTTAGTCTAACCCTGCACTCTTCATGAACTTGTTTAATCCCTTCCGAACAGAATTTCAACTATCTTTGCACACCGACCGACGACGGCTTCATCCCCAAAGTGTCTCTGAATCCTGACTTCTCATTCAGCGCCGCTAGGAAAGCTGTAGCTGAGATCAAAGAGAGGCTAGAGGAGTTGGGCCGAGAAGAACTGCTGAAGGTCTCAAAGACAGGTACGAACACATTTCTCACTTAACCAAacagggatttaaaaaaaaatgtttaaaaaattttaaaaggcTTATTGCTGAGTGGTAAAATACTAGTGACAAACTTCAATTTTAGCAGTGAATTGTATGTTCTTTAACACTAACACCCGTAAAGGGGTCACTTGCGCCAGCTGTACACATGACTGCAGAGTACAAACGCCAATGGTGCAGTCATGTGATCGAAGAAGCCGGTTAAATTGTACATGAGGGCGCGACTGGTGTGT
This is a stretch of genomic DNA from Electrophorus electricus isolate fEleEle1 chromosome 6, fEleEle1.pri, whole genome shotgun sequence. It encodes these proteins:
- the ftr83 gene encoding finTRIM family, member 83 isoform X2, with protein sequence MSFDQDICYLCKEDLRDPVSIPCGHVFCSICLKTYWDHTDPSGQFLCPQCRVSYNKRPTPRRMQSTRSSTSGPRQSDPVPPPPPSPDYNYAGPRDVACDICIGKKLKAVKSCLMCLASYCDKHLKPHYESATFKRHKLVDEIGHLDRQICPQHQKGLELYCRTDQMCICVLCTVKEHKGHDMVAAEQERSEMQQRLGATQAEIQEKIHDRVKQMEELKQAVDSLKNSAQRALQESEKLFGDMLHAIERMQQEMAKLISSNKKAALNTAESHMDRLSQEIADLKRRDNELTQLSRTEDHIHFIQSYHMLLAQTDAEELPSVSVNPYFSFGSVTKTVSELKQHLNEYANEELVKVATTVNKMPFCQLEDQKRRKTMKADEVDVYKTQRSLSQAPRSKAPRTRDEFLQYQRRSRGSTGSHLLLMSNQL
- the ftr82 gene encoding finTRIM family, member 82 → MAEPMSPDYFTCHLCASLLRDPVAIPCGHSFCMDCISGYWDEADYTGIYICPQCRITFTQRPVLRPNATLTKVAEKIKKTGLNLALPTNGSLAGPSDVPCDFCSGKKLKAVKSCLNCLASYCEKHLKPHYESATFKRHKLVDELGNLDRKICPQHQKSLELFCRTDQMCICAICTVSEHKGHDIVSAEAERSEKQKLLGVSQAEIKQKCQQRTKELEELKTAVDSLKSSAQRAMAESKKMFDEMITSIERMRSEVTKLININEKAAFSQAEGLMERLEQEIEELKKKETGLKQLYSTEDHIHFLQNFNYLCTPTDDGFIPKVSLNPDFSFSAARKAVAEIKERLEELGREELLKVSKTVNEVPVYTVENRTFREKSSRVKEIHTVDSAPPPHPRSRSEFVKYFCQLRLDPSTAYKELYLSEGNKKVSRTRNLQPYSDNPERFDNFAQVLCREALSGGRFYWEIEWSGEFSVGVAYRGISRKGKGSLCLLGYNDKSWSLLCSDSGYSAWHNKVDKPISAPYSPRIGVYLDHSAGVLSFYTIGETMTCLHRFETTFTEPLYPGFGVGTSVKICQLK